Proteins from a genomic interval of Trifolium pratense cultivar HEN17-A07 linkage group LG6, ARS_RC_1.1, whole genome shotgun sequence:
- the LOC123892341 gene encoding uncharacterized protein LOC123892341 yields MASAQPVFRDGGSGNKPPCFVGEHYDFWKIRMQAFLEAQGEEIWDAVENGPFIPTTVVNNVVETKVKASWTDDDKRKVLFDKKAKNLLQSALGMDEFFRISQCKTAKEIWDTLEVTHEGTTEVKRSKLNTLSQEYEMFRMQPGETILDLQKRFSHLTNHLMALGKTFTNDELNLKVLRSLTRAWQPKVTAISEKKSLSKMSLAALFGKLQEHEMELDQLERHEGRENKVRTLALKTKARDYDSDDEESQSEKDDEDVEVLFKKFKNFLKREKTKKLDQGKKFNGESTSRQNFTCFECGKQGHMKSDCPTLQKKSGHKRKKEFKPKKAYIAWDDNEISSSSDSESKEYANLALMASHHSDDEYEEVSSKSSSYDNDLQSAFNELYEEFLKLFRKYSNQKKTILKLESMANDTKVELEEVKNSTCNKCHDHESKIVELNQVIKKYEKGQIGLENVLSSQRFSNDKCGLGFSNFDKLSTSHNTFVKTTCNKFNNNESKKEHVVNYHKRTYDRNNFYGNKENHIFRPTCFYCNTKGHTPNACYVRNIGVPNGEYIWIKKGINPRGPKEKWVPRKYY; encoded by the coding sequence ATGGCTTCCGCACAACCTGTTTTTAGAGATGGTGGTAGTGGCAACAAACCTCCTTGCTTTGTTGGTGAACACTATGATTTTTGGAAAATTCGCATGCAAGCTTTTTTGGAAGCACAAGGAGAAGAAATATGGGATGCTGTTGAGAATGGTCCATTCATTCCTACAACAGTTGTTAATAATGTTGTAGAAACAAAAGTAAAAGCCTCTTGGACCGATGATGATAAGAGAAAAGTGCTCTTTGACAAGAAAGCAAAGAACTTACTTCAATCAGCCCTAGGGATGGATGAATTCTTTCGGATATCCCAATGTAAAACGGCAAAAGAGATATGGGATACTTTAGAAGTAACACACGAAGGCACGACAGAAGTGAAAAGATCTAAACTAAACACTTTATCACAAGAATATGAAATGTTTAGAATGCAACCCGGTGAAACAATACTTGATTTACAAAAGAGATTTTCACATTTGACAAATCATTTGATGGCGCTCGGAAAAACCTTCACAAATGatgaattaaatttaaaagtTCTTAGATCATTAACAAGAGCATGGCAACCAAAAGTGACGGCTATTTCAGAAAAGAAAAGCCTATCAAAAATGTCATTGGCGGCATTGTTTGGAAAATTGCAAGAGCATGAAATGGAACTTGATCAATTGGAAAGGCATGAAGGGCGTGAAAATAAAGTTAGAACACTTGCATTAAAAACTAAAGCAAGAGATTAtgatagtgatgatgaagagtCTCAAAGTGaaaaagatgatgaagatgtagAAGTACTTTTcaagaaatttaaaaatttcttaaaaagagaaaaaactaAGAAACTTGATCAAGGAAAGAAATTTAATGGCGAATCcacttcaagacaaaatttcaCATGCTTTGAATGTGGAAAACAAGGTCACATGAAATCAGATTGTCCAACTCTTCAAAAGAAAAGTGGccacaaaagaaagaaagaattcaAACCAAAGAAGGCCTACATTGCATGGGATGACAATGAGATAAGTTCATCATCCGACTCGGAGAGCAAAGAATATGCAAATCTTGCATTAATGGCATCACATCATTCCGATGATGAATATGAAGAGGTTAGTAGTAAATCTTCTTCTTATGATAATGATTTACAAAGTGCCTTTAATGAATTATATGAAGaatttttgaaactttttaGAAAATATTCAAATCAAAAGAAAACTATTTTAAAACTAGAAAGTATGGCTAATGACACAAAAGTGGAATTAGAAGAAGTCAAAAATTCTACATGTAATAAATGTCACGATCATGAGTCTAAAATTGTTGAATTAAACCAAGTGataaagaaatatgaaaaaggtCAAATTGGTTTAGAAAATGTGTTAAGTAGTCAAAGATTCTCAAATGATAAATGTGGACTTGGGTTCTCCAATTTTGATAAACTAAGTACAAGTCACAATACCTTTGTTAAGACTACTTGCAATAAATTCAACAATAATGAATCAAAGAAAGAACATGTTGTAAATTATCATAAAAGGACTTATgatagaaataatttttatggcAATAAAGAGAATCATATATTTAGACCTACTTGCTTTTATTGTAATACAAAAGGTCATACTCCTAATGCTTGCTATGTAAGGAACATTGGTGTTCCTAATGGGGAGTATATATGGATAAAGAAAGGAATTAACCCAAGAGGACCCAAAGAAAAATGGGTACctagaaaatattattaa